The window GCTCGGCCAGCGAGGCCAGCAGGCGCAGCGCGTCCGTCTGGGGATCGCCGTGGATGCGGCTCTCGGCCAATCGATTGTCCTCCTCCTCCTCGACGAGCTGTCCCTCGGTGTCGGCCAGAGTCAGGGCGCGCTCGGCGGTCACCTTCTTCAGGTGGTCGATCTGGAGGGTATTTTCTTTGTACAGCAGCAGACGGCCCTCCAGTTCCGCCTTTGCAGTCAGGACAGTGCGTTCCAGACTGTCCATGTTCACGTCGTCGCCCGGCGGCACCTCCTGCACGATCTGTTCGCACAGGGGGCAGGGCTCCCCGGCATGCAGGTGCGTGCGGTAGGCGGCGATGCCTGCATGTGACCGCGCCACGCTCAGCGCTTCTTCAGCCTGCTGATAAGCAACCCGCGCCGTTTTTCCCTCTTGCTGGACGCGCGTCTGCGCCTGCTCCAGCTCGGTCAGCCGGGTCAGTTCCGTGGTCTGTGTTTCCCTCAGGGCGGTGAAGCCCACGCGGCGGGCCGAGAGTTTCACGCGATCCTGCTTGATCTTCTCGAGCTTCAGGGCCGCTTCCCTGGCGGTGTGGAAGGCGTCCTCGTCCCACGGCAGCGGCTGGGGGTGCGTGGTCTGCGGTGTGCCACCCCCGCGCCGCAGGCGGGCCGCGTCGGCCTCGGCGTCCTTCAGGGCTTCGGCCTTCGCTTCCAGTTCGGGAATGCGGGCCTCCTGGGCCTGGGCGCGGGTCAGGCCGTCGGTGGCCGTCTGCGCGGCCCGGCCGGCCGCCTCGACCTGGGCCTGCGCGCGGGCCAGCTCGCGGGCCTCGCGTTCCTGCGCAATCCTGGCCCGTTCGGCGGCGTCCAGCAGGGGAAGCACCCCGGCCACGCGGCGGGCCCGGACGGCCCGCTCGGCTCCATCCTGGATGCTGAGCGCCCGCGCTTGCAGCGTGGTCATGCGGCGGGCCGTGTCCTCCCGCTGCCGCCAGACCTTCTCCAGGTCACGCAGGCGCGTCAGGGCCGTCTGGAGGCGCTCGCGTTCGTCGGTCAGGCGTTCAGCCTCTCCGCTCAGCACCTCGCGTTCCCGGCGCAGGGTGGCCAGGGCGTCCGGCGTGACGCCCGCGTACTCGCTCTCCAGCACGGAGTTCAGGCTGGCGGACTCATGCTTGAGCTCCTTCGCGCGGTCCGACGCGACCTTCTGCATGCCCTGCACGTGATCCAGGCCCGTCAGTTCCCCCAGCAGCGCCTGCCGGTCGGCGGGTTTGCCCAGCAGCAGGCGCGAGAACTCGCCCTGCGGAAGCATGACGCTGCGGCGGAAGGTGTCGAAATCCAGGCCCACCGCTCTACGGATGCGCTCGGAGATGCCCTTGACGCCTCCGCTGCCCTCCGAGAGGTTCGTCCAGCGCCCCTGCTCGTCCAGGTGCTCGAAGCGCACCTCGTTCTCGGCCTGCTTGCGGCCCTTGGTGCGCGACGCGCGGTACGTGGCGCCGCTCACCTCGAAGGTCAGGGAGGCCGACAGGCCCCGCTCGCCCTGCGAGATCAGGGCGTCCAGTCCGGCTCCGCCCAGCCGCGCCGTCTGCCCGTACAACGCGAAGGTCATCGCGTCGAGCAGGCTGGACTTCCCGCTGCCAGTCGGCCCGACCAGCGCGAACAGTTCCAGATCCGCGAAATCCAGCGTCGTGAACTGCCGGAAGGCCGTGAAGCCCTGAACCTCCAGCTTCAGCGGACGCATGAAGCCTTCAGCATCCGCCCAAGTCCTGCCCTCACGCGACGTCCTCGGTGCGGGCGGCCTCGTCGGCCTCCTTGAACGCGGCGCGTAGGTCGTCCGGCAGTTCGCCCCGGCGTTCGCGGTGGTAGCGCTCGTACAGCTCCATCAGGCTCAGGCCCTCGCGCTTCAGTTCGGGGATCGCGAGGTCGTCCTGCTGCGCGTCGAGTTCCACGGCCAGGGTGTTCGGCATGATCTTCAGCACGCGGTCTTTCAGGCCAGGCAGAGCCGTGCCGGCCGGGGCCTTCACGATGACCTTCAGCAGGCCCTCGAAGCCCCTGAGGGCGCTCAGGCGGGCCTCGACGTGCTCCAGTTCCACGCGCAGGGTGCGCAGTTCCCGGCCGCTCGCCAGTGGCAGGGCGTGCACGCGGGCGGGCCGTCCGGGGTCCACCTCCACGAGGTTCACCTGTTTTTTCTCGCCCGCCTCACCGAAGTCGAGCTGGATGACGCTGCCCGGGTAGTACGCGGGCGGCGTGTCCGACACCTGCTGCGGCTTGTGCACGTGCCCGAGGGCCACGTACTGCGCGCCGGCCGGAAGTTGCAGCCCGGACAGGGTGTAGCTGTTCGTCAGGTCGAACTGCATGGTGCGCTCTGAGCCGCTGGGCTGCGCGCCATCCATGGTGGCGTGGGCCATCAGCATGTTCACGTGCCCGGCCTGAAAGCCCTCGCCCAGGCGGCGCAGGAAAAAGCCCATGCCCTCGCGGTATTTCTGCCGCCACGCGCCCGTGTCGCCGCCCAGCAGATCGGCGGCCTTCACCAGCCGCCGCTCGGATAGGAAGGGCAGCGCGCCCACGGTCAGGGTCTCGCCGCTGCGCGTCTGCACGATGCGCACCATGTCCACGGGGTTTGCCGTCGGCTGGGCCA of the Deinococcus sp. KSM4-11 genome contains:
- a CDS encoding AAA family ATPase is translated as MRPLKLEVQGFTAFRQFTTLDFADLELFALVGPTGSGKSSLLDAMTFALYGQTARLGGAGLDALISQGERGLSASLTFEVSGATYRASRTKGRKQAENEVRFEHLDEQGRWTNLSEGSGGVKGISERIRRAVGLDFDTFRRSVMLPQGEFSRLLLGKPADRQALLGELTGLDHVQGMQKVASDRAKELKHESASLNSVLESEYAGVTPDALATLRREREVLSGEAERLTDERERLQTALTRLRDLEKVWRQREDTARRMTTLQARALSIQDGAERAVRARRVAGVLPLLDAAERARIAQEREARELARAQAQVEAAGRAAQTATDGLTRAQAQEARIPELEAKAEALKDAEADAARLRRGGGTPQTTHPQPLPWDEDAFHTAREAALKLEKIKQDRVKLSARRVGFTALRETQTTELTRLTELEQAQTRVQQEGKTARVAYQQAEEALSVARSHAGIAAYRTHLHAGEPCPLCEQIVQEVPPGDDVNMDSLERTVLTAKAELEGRLLLYKENTLQIDHLKKVTAERALTLADTEGQLVEEEEDNRLAESRIHGDPQTDALRLLASLAERVRRAGSDPAGQRRQHLADIQAIRRGSQEAQAQLSRAQGDVAAANATLTAARATAAARTDEARQAQTGLDTALSALALDAAQARAAALPEADIAALEVAARTHAAQVAQLREALAEVERHLGVTPFDPAQLDQTGRDLTATDAALNATRERSGVLAEQERTMQGRLERKADIEVRAATASRHFDTWQTLTTTLKTNEFQQFLLAEVEAQLLTRAGILLHEISDGRYRLALQSGDYVVQDLWNAGEVRGVKTLSGGETFLASLSLAIALSDYLAGNKVLGALFLDEGFGTLDPQALEAVAGALENLRTQGRMVGIVTHVESLSERLPSRLLVTKSIAGSSVHRIDG
- the sbcD gene encoding exonuclease SbcCD subunit D, which gives rise to MRVLHTADFHAGRLLRGYDRTPEIHDALTEIAALAQSERADAVLVAGDLFDTGNPSADAEQAVFDFFLRLRDAGIPGIVIAGNHDSAARLASVAGLLGWVGIQAVAQPTANPVDMVRIVQTRSGETLTVGALPFLSERRLVKAADLLGGDTGAWRQKYREGMGFFLRRLGEGFQAGHVNMLMAHATMDGAQPSGSERTMQFDLTNSYTLSGLQLPAGAQYVALGHVHKPQQVSDTPPAYYPGSVIQLDFGEAGEKKQVNLVEVDPGRPARVHALPLASGRELRTLRVELEHVEARLSALRGFEGLLKVIVKAPAGTALPGLKDRVLKIMPNTLAVELDAQQDDLAIPELKREGLSLMELYERYHRERRGELPDDLRAAFKEADEAARTEDVA